The following proteins are encoded in a genomic region of Pelecanus crispus isolate bPelCri1 chromosome 26, bPelCri1.pri, whole genome shotgun sequence:
- the ZBTB39 gene encoding zinc finger and BTB domain-containing protein 39, which yields MGMRIKLHSTNHPNNLLKELNKCRLSETMCDVTILVGTRSFAAHKAVLACAAGYFQNLFLNTGLDAARTYVVDFITPANFEKILSFVYTSELFTDLINVGVIYEVAERLGMEDLLKACHSTFPDLESSAITKQPSLAMSEGRSGPLSSTSSEQSHSLGEIRSGGEHFGPERNYILHGEVAGSYKEDDRNTVSEASQTLPLMHPQQPPKTEQESDQGQFAPAASMATQPSLGGVNIVVQTTASSCQQYKVQSNGDYGKGGFFTADPSLDVSMGSNSCPSNSDHSKEQGFGQMDELQLEDLGEDELHFEDASEELGPSEEVIELSDDSEEELAFENDSRDSKAMPCQVCKKVLEPNIQLIRQHARDHVDLLTGNCKVCETHFQDRNSRVTHVLSHIGIFLFSCDMCETKFFTQWQLTLHRREGVFDNNVIVHPSDPLPGKVTVFGGGPGSELACAACGKPLAKDFHTVRNHILDHVNMKSQTCGVCDQRHLSLCSLMWHTLSHLGISVFSCSVCANSFVDRHLLEKHLAVHQNMEEALFRCHFCGQSFKLEAAYRYHVSQHKCGGSLDIRPSFGDRLQQQSLQKRKLPEEFLSEDLALQNQPGNSKYSCKVCGKRFAHTSEFNYHRRIHTGEKPYQCKVCHKFFRGRSTIKCHLRTHSGALMYRCTVCGHYSSTLNLMSKHIGVHKGSLPPDFTIEQTFMYIIHSKDAEKNTDS from the coding sequence ATGGGCATGAGGATCAAGTTGCACAGCACCAATCACCCCAACAACCTGCTGAAGGAACTCAACAAGTGCAGGCTCTCCGAGACCATGTGCGACGTCACCATTTTGGTGGGCACCCGCTCCTTTGCCGCACATAAGGCCGTTCTGGCCTGCGCCGCGGGCTACTTCCAGAACCTCTTTCTGAACACGGGGCTGGATGCTGCTAGGACCTACGTAGTGGATTTCATCACGCCGGCCAACTTCGAGAAGATCCTCAGCTTTGTGTATACCTCAGAGCTCTTCACAGACCTGATCAACGTGGGCGTCATTTACGAGGTGGCAGAGCGGCTGGGCATGGAAGATCTGCTGAAGGCCTGCCATTCAACCTTCCCTGACCTGGAGAGCTCAGCCATCACGAAGCAACCCTCCCTGGCCATGAGCGAAGGCCGGTCAGGTCCTCTGAGCAGCACATCCTCAGAGCAGAGCCATTCTTTGGGTGAAATCCGGAGCGGCGGGGAACATTTTGGCCCCGAACGGAATTACATCTTGCACGGGGAGGTGGCTGGCAGCTACAAAGAGGACGACAGGAATACCGTGAGTGAAGCCAGCCAGACTCTTCCCCTGATGCATCCGCAGCAGCCTCCCAAGACAGAGCAGGAATCGGATCAAGGGCAGTTCGCTCCTGCCGCGAGCATGGCgacccagcccagcctgggcgGTGTGAACATCGTTGTTCAAACCACTGCGAGCTCCTGCCAGCAGTATAAGGTCCAGAGCAATGGCGACTATGGCAAGGGCGGCTTCTTTACTGCTGATCCTTCCCTGGACGTCTCCATGGGGAGCAACTCCTGTCCCAGCAACAGTGACCACTCCAAAGAGCAAGGTTTTGGGCAGATGGACGAGCTCCAGCTGGAGGATTTGGGCGAGGACGAACTGCATTTCGAAGATGCCAGTGAAGAGCTGGGCCCGTCGGAAGAAGTTATCGAGCTGAGCGACGACAGTGAGGAAGAGCTGGCCTTTGAGAACGACAGCCGGGATAGCAAggccatgccctgccaggtgtGCAAGAAGGTCCTGGAGCCCAACATCCAGCTGATCCGCCAGCACGCCAGAGATCACGTTGATCTGCTCACCGGGAACTGCAAGGTCTGTGAAACCCACTTCCAGGACCGGAACTCCAGGGTCACTCATGTTTTGTCCCACATCGgcatcttcctcttctcctgcgACATGTGCGAGACCAAGTTCTTCACCCAGTGGCAGCTGACCCTCCACCGACGAGAAGGGGTCTTCGACAACAACGTCATCGTCCACCCCAGCGACCCGCTGCCGGGGAAGGTCACCGTGTTCGGGGGAGGGCCTGGCTCAGAGCTGGCGTGTGCCGCCTGCGGGAAGCCTTTGGCCAAAGATTTCCACACCGTCCGCAACCACATCCTGGACCACGTGAACATGAAAAGCCAGACGTGCGGCGTGTGCGACCAGAGGCACCTCAGTCTCTGCAGCCTGATGTGGCACACCCTGTCTCACCTGGGGATCTCGGTCTTCTCCTGCTCCGTCTGTGCCAACAGCTTCGTGGATCGGCACCTCCTGGAGAAGCACTTGGCCGTTCACCAGAACATGGAGGAGGCTCTTTTCCGGTGCCACTTCTGCGGCCAGAGCTTCAAGCTGGAAGCGGCGTACCGTTACCACGTCAGCCAGCACAAGTGCGGGGGCAGCCTGGACATCCGACCGAGCTTCGGAGACCggctccagcagcagagcctgcagaagagaaagctgccGGAGGAGTTCCTGAGCGAAGACTTGGCACTGCAAAACCAGCCAGGCAACAGCAAGTACAGCTGCAAGGTCTGCGGCAAGAGGTTTGCCCACACCAGTGAGTTCAACTACCACCGGAGGATCCACACTGGAGAAAAGCCGTACCAGTGCAAGGTGTGCCACAAGTTCTTCCGCGGCCGCTCCACCATCAAGTGCCACCTGCGGACGCACTCGGGAGCCCTCATGTACCGCTGTACTGTGTGCGGGCATTACAGCTCCACGCTCAACCTCATGAGCAAGCACATAGGCGTGCACAAAGGCAGCCTCCCGCCGGACTTCACCATCGAACAGACTTTCATGTATATCATCCATTCCAAAGATGCGGAGAAAAACACGGACAGCTGA